Genomic window (Aquipuribacter hungaricus):
CCCCACGAGCCCGCCCGCGCAGGCCGCCGAGCACGCCCCCGAGGCCCCCGACCTCCACGACGAGCTCTTCGGGCTGCGGCTCGAGCGCTGGCTGCCCGACTGCGCCGCCGGGCTCGACGAGGTCTACGGCGAGCAGGCGGGGCCGCTGCTCGAGCGGGTCGTCACGGTCCTGCGCGGGGCGCACGCCGCCCGCCGGCCGGCCCTCCGCCTGCTCGACCAGCGCCGGCTGCTGCGCCCGGACTGGTTCCAGGGCCCGGAGATGCTCGGCTACGCCGCCTACACCGAGCGGTTCGCCGGCGACCTGCGCACCGTCGCCGGCGAAGAGGTGCTCGGCTACCTCGGCGAGCTCGGCGTGACCTACCTGCACCTGCTGCCCCTGCTCACCCCGCGCCCCGGCGACAGCGACGGCGGCTACGCGGTCATGGACTACCGCTCGGTGCGGCCGGACCTGGGGACGAACGACGACCTGGCCGCCCTGGCCGACGCCCTGCACGCCCGCGGGACCAGCCTGTGCGTCGACCTCGTGCTCAACCACGTCGCCCGGGAGCACGAGTGGGCCGTCCGCGCCCGGGCGGGGGAGCAGCGGTACCGCGCCTTCTTCCGCACCTTCCCCGACCGCACCTGGCCCGACGCGTACGAGCAGACCCTGCCCGAGGTGTTCCCCGACTTCGCGCCCGGCAGCTTCACCTTCGACGACGAGCTCGACGCCTGGGTGTGGACGACCTTCAACTCCTGGCAGTGGGACGTCGACTGGTCCAACCCGGACGTCTTCGTCGCCTACCTGGAGGTGGTGTGCCACCTGGCCAACCTCGGGGTCGACGTGCTGCGCCTGGACGCGATCGCGTTCCTGTGGAAGCGGCTGGGCACGGCCTGCCAGAACGAGCCCGAGGTGCACGCCATCACCCGCGCGCTGCGCGCGGCGCTGCGGGTCGTGGCCCCCGGCGTCCTGCTCAAGGCGGAGGCCATCGTCGGCCCGCGCGACCTCGTGCCCTACCTGGGCACGGGCCGGCACCACGGCAAGGTGAGCGACCTGGCCTACCACAACAGCCTCATGGTGCAGGTGTGGTCGATGCTCGCCAGCCGCGACGTCCGCCTCGCCGTCCACGCGCTGCGGCAGTTCGACCCGGTGCCGCCGACGACGTCGTGGATCACGTACCTGCGCTGCCACGACGACATCGGCTGGGCGGTCGACGACGGTGACGCCGCGGCGGTCGGCCTGGACGGCGGCGCCCACCGGGCGTTCCTGTCCGACTGGTACACCGGGTCGTTCCCGGGCTCGTCGGCGCGGGGCCTGGTGTTCCAGCACAACGAGGACACCGGGGACCGCCGCGTGTCCGGCACCGCGGCGACGCTCGCCGGCCTCGACGCCGCGCTGGTGCTGCCCGCCGGGCCGGAGCGGGACGCGGCCCTGCAGCGGGTGGTCGACCGGGTCCTGCTCGCCCACGCCGTGGTCATGGGGTTCGGGGGCCTGCCGGTGCTGTGGTCGGGCGACGAGCTGGCCCTGCGCGACGACCTGGGCTGGGCCGACGAGCCCGGCCACGAGGGCGACAACCGGTGGGCGCACCGCCCCCGCCTGCCGTGGCGCACGGACGCCCTCGGCCAGGACGCGGCCGCCCGCCACGACCCCTCGACCGTCGCCGGGCGGGTGTTCCAGGGCCTGGTCCGGCTGGCCGCCGCCCGCCGCGGCACCGTCCAGCTCCACGCCGCGTACCCGACCGAGGTGCTCGACCCGCCGGACCCGGGGGTGCTGGCCCTGCTCCGCCGCCACCCCGAGGGGCCGATGCTCGGGCTGTACAACGTCACCGAGCACCCGGTGGAGGTCACCGGGTGGCTGCTCGGGCTGCACGGCCTGCACCACGCCGTCGACCGCCTGGGCGGCGTGCCGGTGCGGACGGACGACGCCGGCAGCGTCGTCCTGGAGCCCTACGGGGTGCGCTGGCTCGTCGCTGCCTGAGACTCCCGCTCGAGCCGCTCGGCGGCGACGGCGACGTTGGCCTGCATCCCGCCGAACACGAAGGCGTGGAACGGGGCCACCGCCCACCAGTACGCGTGCCCGGCCAGGCCGCGCGGGTGGAACAGGGCGCGCTGCCGGAACAGGGTGCGCCCGACCGGGTCCTGCTCGACGAGCAGCTCCAGCCACGCCAGCCCGGGGGCCTTCATCTCCGCGCGCAGGCGGAGCAGCCGCATCGGCTCGACCTCCTCGACGCGCCACCAGTCCAGGGCGTCGCCGACGTGGACCCGGGCCGGGTCGCGGCGTCCCCGGGTGAGCCCGGGCCCGCCGGAGAACCGGTCGAGCCAGCCGCGCACGGACCACGCCAGCGGCCACGAGTACCAGCCGTTCTCGCCGCCGATGCCCTGGATGACGGCCCACAGGTGCTCGGGGGACGCGCGCACCGGGGTGGCCCGCTCGTCGGCGTACAGCGAGCCGCCGGCCCAGTCGGGGTCGCTGGGCAGCGGGTCGCTGGGGGAGCCGGGGGTCCCCGCCGAGGACCAGCGCGTCGCGACGGTGGCCTCGCGGACCCGCTGCAGCGCGAGGGTCACGGCCTGGTCGAAGCCGAGCCGCCCGCCGGGAGGGTCGGGCACCCAGCGCTGGAGGTCCTGCTCGGCGCACACCGCGTCCACGACGAGGCCCTCGACGAGCGGGCGGGCGATGCCGTGCGGCACGGGCGTGACCAGGCCGACCCAGTGCGCGCTGAGCCGGGGCGCCCGCACGGCC
Coding sequences:
- a CDS encoding SDR family oxidoreductase, coding for VGRVVCLARLRPTSAAPAAGAGDVADVADVLLASGVPTAVLRAGVVIGSGSASFEMLRYLTERLPVMVTPRWLTQQVQPVAVRDVLRYLVGAAALPAHVSRSFDIGGPDVLSYREMMQRYAAVAGLPRRVILPLAVRAPRLSAHWVGLVTPVPHGIARPLVEGLVVDAVCAEQDLQRWVPDPPGGRLGFDQAVTLALQRVREATVATRWSSAGTPGSPSDPLPSDPDWAGGSLYADERATPVRASPEHLWAVIQGIGGENGWYSWPLAWSVRGWLDRFSGGPGLTRGRRDPARVHVGDALDWWRVEEVEPMRLLRLRAEMKAPGLAWLELLVEQDPVGRTLFRQRALFHPRGLAGHAYWWAVAPFHAFVFGGMQANVAVAAERLERESQAATSQRTP
- a CDS encoding amylosucrase, whose amino-acid sequence is MPAQPGRDRPTSPPAQAAEHAPEAPDLHDELFGLRLERWLPDCAAGLDEVYGEQAGPLLERVVTVLRGAHAARRPALRLLDQRRLLRPDWFQGPEMLGYAAYTERFAGDLRTVAGEEVLGYLGELGVTYLHLLPLLTPRPGDSDGGYAVMDYRSVRPDLGTNDDLAALADALHARGTSLCVDLVLNHVAREHEWAVRARAGEQRYRAFFRTFPDRTWPDAYEQTLPEVFPDFAPGSFTFDDELDAWVWTTFNSWQWDVDWSNPDVFVAYLEVVCHLANLGVDVLRLDAIAFLWKRLGTACQNEPEVHAITRALRAALRVVAPGVLLKAEAIVGPRDLVPYLGTGRHHGKVSDLAYHNSLMVQVWSMLASRDVRLAVHALRQFDPVPPTTSWITYLRCHDDIGWAVDDGDAAAVGLDGGAHRAFLSDWYTGSFPGSSARGLVFQHNEDTGDRRVSGTAATLAGLDAALVLPAGPERDAALQRVVDRVLLAHAVVMGFGGLPVLWSGDELALRDDLGWADEPGHEGDNRWAHRPRLPWRTDALGQDAAARHDPSTVAGRVFQGLVRLAAARRGTVQLHAAYPTEVLDPPDPGVLALLRRHPEGPMLGLYNVTEHPVEVTGWLLGLHGLHHAVDRLGGVPVRTDDAGSVVLEPYGVRWLVAA